In Deferribacteraceae bacterium V6Fe1, one genomic interval encodes:
- a CDS encoding zinc ribbon domain-containing protein: protein MPIYEYECKDCKNVFSKLVIKQDAKVECPSCKSQNVEKKMSKVSSVGNAGSTSSCGHSGFS, encoded by the coding sequence ATGCCAATTTACGAATACGAGTGCAAAGATTGCAAAAATGTTTTTTCAAAGTTAGTAATAAAACAGGACGCAAAGGTTGAATGCCCTTCTTGCAAATCTCAAAATGTAGAAAAAAAGATGAGTAAAGTTTCTTCTGTGGGAAATGCTGGTTCGACATCATCTTGCGGTCATTCAGGCTTTAGCTGA
- the trxA gene encoding thioredoxin, translated as MATVFTTENFKSEVLDSDVPVLVDFWAVWCGPCKMLTPTIDQIAKEFEGKAKVGKVNVDDNQQLAAQFGIMSIPTVIIFKGGKVVEQFIGVQPKGVYVDALNKHL; from the coding sequence ATGGCAACTGTATTTACGACCGAAAATTTTAAGAGTGAAGTATTAGATAGTGATGTTCCGGTGCTTGTGGACTTTTGGGCAGTATGGTGCGGTCCTTGTAAGATGCTTACCCCCACTATCGACCAAATAGCTAAAGAATTTGAAGGTAAAGCAAAAGTAGGTAAAGTAAACGTTGATGACAATCAGCAGTTAGCTGCTCAATTTGGCATTATGAGCATTCCTACCGTTATTATTTTTAAAGGCGGAAAGGTTGTTGAGCAGTTTATAGGCGTTCAACCTAAGGGCGTTTATGTTGATGCGTTAAACAAACACCTTTAA
- the murJ gene encoding murein biosynthesis integral membrane protein MurJ, giving the protein MKFKEKNRSLFAKILHSSFGVFTSRIFGLIRDLVIAALFGASKYTDAFFVAFAIPNLFRALFAEGALSSAFIPILAENRSKGVKYSNTYMTKIIAYLLLIVGLMTFIIIIFSKYFILLFLPGYANDKEMVIFASSILKIVMPYLLFISISSIFAGFLNLLGSFFIPQSSTALLNISMIAGAYIGWILDHNIYYLAYGVFVGGVLQLLLLFVFSYGYGYRIESKLEMSDNVKKTFLLIIPSIFGVGISQLNFTVGRIVASFLNEGSISYLYYANRLFQFPLGVFSVALSGVALAELSKTEIIDTQSKQHNLIDKAFIAIILIILPATIGLILLSDEITRFIYQRNHFTEFDAMQTASALIMYSAGLIFFSFVNLFTKVFHSRKDTKTPVKIAAVSFICNVTFMLLFIKWFSHAGIALASSCAAAINTILLYINIRDYKFNLKNNFTVVLKIVFASTVMATVVIILKYYTLNLLIVILISAMTYFLCLAVLKVNIRRVLK; this is encoded by the coding sequence ATGAAATTTAAAGAAAAAAATCGTTCTTTATTTGCCAAAATATTACACTCAAGTTTCGGAGTGTTCACCAGTAGAATCTTTGGACTTATCAGAGACTTAGTCATTGCCGCTCTTTTCGGTGCCTCAAAATACACTGATGCTTTTTTTGTAGCATTTGCAATTCCAAACCTATTCAGAGCTTTATTCGCAGAAGGGGCGCTTTCTTCCGCTTTTATCCCCATTTTAGCTGAAAACAGAAGTAAAGGTGTCAAATATTCCAACACCTATATGACAAAAATAATTGCATATTTGTTATTAATTGTAGGACTAATGACTTTTATTATAATAATTTTTTCTAAATACTTTATTTTATTATTCCTGCCGGGGTATGCAAACGATAAAGAGATGGTCATCTTTGCTTCAAGCATTTTGAAAATTGTTATGCCATACCTTTTATTTATCAGCATATCTTCAATATTTGCAGGTTTTTTAAATCTTTTGGGAAGTTTTTTTATCCCCCAATCGTCCACTGCCCTTTTAAATATTTCCATGATAGCAGGTGCTTATATAGGGTGGATACTTGACCATAATATTTACTATTTGGCTTACGGTGTTTTTGTAGGAGGGGTTTTACAACTACTACTATTATTTGTATTTTCATACGGTTACGGCTACAGAATAGAATCAAAGCTTGAAATGTCCGATAATGTAAAAAAAACTTTTTTACTTATAATTCCATCTATTTTTGGGGTAGGCATTAGTCAATTAAATTTTACCGTAGGAAGGATTGTAGCCTCATTTTTAAATGAAGGGAGCATTTCTTATCTGTATTATGCAAATCGTCTTTTTCAGTTCCCCCTCGGTGTTTTCTCCGTTGCACTAAGCGGTGTAGCACTTGCCGAGCTTAGCAAAACTGAAATAATTGACACACAATCAAAACAACACAATCTCATCGACAAGGCGTTTATTGCCATCATTTTAATAATACTACCTGCAACAATCGGTCTTATTTTACTATCTGACGAAATCACTCGTTTTATATATCAGAGAAACCATTTCACCGAATTTGATGCTATGCAAACCGCTTCGGCTCTTATTATGTACTCCGCAGGCTTGATATTCTTTTCTTTTGTGAATCTGTTTACAAAAGTATTTCACTCTCGAAAAGATACAAAGACCCCTGTAAAAATCGCAGCGGTATCATTTATATGCAATGTAACTTTTATGTTATTATTTATAAAATGGTTTTCTCATGCAGGTATCGCACTTGCATCTTCTTGTGCCGCAGCAATAAATACAATTCTTTTGTATATAAATATCAGAGATTATAAGTTTAATCTTAAAAATAATTTTACAGTTGTTTTGAAAATAGTATTCGCTTCGACAGTAATGGCCACTGTCGTAATAATATTAAAATATTACACTTTAAACCTATTGATTGTAATTTTAATTTCTGCTATGACTTACTTTCTTTGTTTAGCAGTACTGAAAGTCAATATAAGGAGAGTGCTCAAGTGA
- a CDS encoding MBL fold metallo-hydrolase, whose protein sequence is MKLQILNVGPLYVNCSIFSVNDKCIIFDPGDDFTEIDEYIEKNKLTPLFILNTHGHFDHIGAVNDLKKKYNIPFYVSKKDEQIMEDSAKQAVIFGLPPRKAPTIDKDVNDGDIFEIEGVKIRAIATPGHTPGGMCYLIENQNILISGDSLFYLSIGRTDFPYSDFDALVSGIKNKLFKLPSETVVIPGHGDKTTIGFEKQTNPFLR, encoded by the coding sequence ATGAAACTTCAGATTTTAAATGTGGGGCCACTTTATGTAAACTGCTCCATCTTTTCAGTTAATGACAAATGTATAATTTTTGACCCGGGTGATGATTTTACGGAGATAGACGAGTACATTGAAAAAAACAAACTAACACCTTTATTCATTCTGAATACACATGGCCATTTTGATCATATCGGTGCAGTCAATGATTTAAAGAAAAAATATAATATACCTTTTTATGTTTCAAAAAAGGATGAACAAATTATGGAAGACTCCGCAAAACAAGCAGTCATTTTTGGCCTTCCTCCACGAAAAGCGCCAACAATAGACAAGGATGTCAACGATGGTGATATCTTTGAAATTGAAGGTGTAAAGATAAGAGCGATAGCGACCCCCGGCCACACACCGGGCGGTATGTGTTATCTGATTGAAAATCAAAATATTCTCATATCTGGCGACTCTCTTTTTTATCTTTCAATAGGGAGGACTGATTTTCCTTACTCAGATTTCGATGCGCTGGTAAGCGGGATTAAAAATAAATTATTTAAGTTGCCAAGTGAGACAGTAGTAATACCAGGACATGGGGATAAAACAACTATAGGTTTTGAAAAGCAAACCAATCCTTTTTTGAGGTAA
- a CDS encoding integration host factor subunit beta yields MTKSELIEKLSEEYPDMTKKQIEFIVNGVFSSIKDTLKSGGKVEIRGFGSFKVREKSAKTGRNPKTGEKVEVPAKKVPYFKPGKEIKEQLINL; encoded by the coding sequence ATGACCAAGTCAGAATTAATTGAAAAGCTATCAGAAGAGTATCCTGATATGACAAAAAAGCAGATTGAGTTTATTGTAAATGGCGTGTTTTCATCTATTAAAGATACTCTTAAAAGTGGTGGTAAGGTAGAGATTAGAGGGTTTGGAAGTTTTAAAGTAAGGGAAAAATCAGCAAAAACTGGAAGAAATCCTAAAACAGGGGAAAAAGTGGAAGTCCCTGCCAAGAAAGTCCCTTATTTCAAGCCCGGGAAAGAGATTAAAGAACAGTTAATAAATCTTTAA
- a CDS encoding D-tyrosyl-tRNA(Tyr) deacylase, with product MKCCIQRADSAYVEIDEKIYSQIGKGLLVLVGFFNDDEESYIDFMSKKVCGLRIFENDSGKMDLSVQDIDGELLIVSQFTLAGESKKGMRPDFMNAMHPEKAIKYYEKFIEKCKNILGDSKVKTGVFGAKMKIGLVNNGPVTIILEKQ from the coding sequence GTGAAATGTTGTATCCAAAGAGCTGATTCTGCTTACGTTGAAATAGATGAAAAAATATATTCCCAAATAGGAAAAGGCCTTTTAGTCCTTGTAGGTTTCTTTAATGATGACGAAGAATCATATATAGATTTTATGTCTAAAAAGGTATGCGGACTTCGTATTTTTGAAAATGATTCTGGTAAAATGGATTTATCTGTTCAGGATATTGACGGAGAGTTACTGATAGTAAGTCAGTTTACTTTGGCTGGTGAATCTAAAAAGGGGATGAGACCCGATTTTATGAACGCCATGCATCCGGAGAAAGCCATAAAATATTATGAAAAATTTATAGAAAAATGCAAAAATATACTCGGAGACAGTAAAGTTAAAACAGGAGTATTTGGAGCAAAAATGAAAATCGGCCTTGTAAATAACGGCCCTGTAACTATAATTTTAGAGAAACAATAA
- the speA gene encoding biosynthetic arginine decarboxylase, which produces MDYGIKIWSKNYFKIKDGKVIVNHGKKPAIVDIVKDVRSEGYKGPLLIRFPHLIKNQIDTLFESFEKSMKEYSYKGKFNGVFPLKVNQFPNFVIPLTEISQGYNYGLEAGSKPELIIAMSYTNLGSPIIVNGFKDKEMITLGFIAAQMGHDITITIEGINELETILEVAKEMGPPYPNIGLRIRLHSSGIGIWAKSGGINSKFGLTSAELVEAMTMLKQADMLENFKMIHFHIGSQISEISPMKKALREAGNIYAELYKMGATNLNSVDLGGGLAVEYSQHKGIYEKNYTLEEFTSDVVYLLKMISQNKKVPEPDIYIEAGRFIAASHAIVVAPVLELFSQEYDQKELNLKEKNPPLIDELYELYKIMNENNAIEFLHDSLDHMESLLTLFDLGYIDLIDRSNTEILVHLIIKKAVDLLKNKNLTDIINIQNMIQERYLLNFSIFQSLPDYWGLGQNFPVMPLEKLDEDPTRSASLWDITCDSDGEISFDTQKPLFLHDVNLTEEDYFLCFFLVGAYQETMGMQHNLFTHPTELTVNFDEDGNYEIKNIIEAQNILDILDDMDYDIKDVERRLKQKIEESEKINDDMRGYILGKLYVFLSENCYLKTIAGCKND; this is translated from the coding sequence ATGGATTACGGAATAAAAATTTGGTCTAAAAATTATTTTAAGATTAAAGACGGTAAAGTAATTGTTAACCATGGCAAAAAACCCGCAATAGTGGATATCGTAAAGGATGTCAGAAGCGAAGGTTATAAAGGTCCTTTGCTTATAAGATTCCCGCATCTCATTAAAAATCAGATAGATACACTTTTTGAAAGTTTTGAAAAGTCGATGAAAGAGTATTCATATAAGGGAAAATTTAACGGTGTCTTTCCTCTCAAAGTAAATCAATTTCCAAATTTTGTAATACCATTAACCGAAATATCCCAAGGTTATAACTACGGACTTGAAGCAGGTAGTAAACCTGAGCTGATTATTGCAATGAGCTATACAAATCTCGGCAGCCCGATAATAGTAAATGGATTCAAAGATAAGGAAATGATAACGCTTGGATTTATTGCAGCTCAAATGGGGCACGACATTACAATCACAATAGAGGGTATAAATGAGTTGGAAACAATATTAGAAGTCGCAAAAGAGATGGGGCCACCCTACCCTAATATCGGACTTAGAATCAGACTGCATAGCTCAGGCATAGGGATTTGGGCTAAAAGTGGGGGAATAAACTCAAAATTTGGACTCACATCAGCCGAGCTTGTAGAGGCTATGACAATGTTAAAGCAAGCCGATATGCTCGAAAATTTTAAAATGATACATTTTCATATCGGCTCACAGATAAGCGAAATTTCACCGATGAAAAAGGCTTTACGTGAGGCAGGTAACATATATGCTGAACTTTACAAAATGGGCGCAACAAACTTAAACTCCGTTGACCTTGGTGGCGGGCTTGCCGTAGAATATAGCCAGCACAAAGGAATATATGAAAAGAATTATACTTTGGAAGAGTTTACAAGTGACGTTGTGTATCTCTTGAAAATGATTTCACAAAATAAAAAAGTTCCTGAGCCTGATATATACATAGAAGCAGGGAGATTTATAGCGGCAAGTCATGCCATTGTGGTAGCTCCCGTTCTTGAGCTTTTTTCTCAAGAATATGATCAAAAAGAGTTAAACCTTAAAGAAAAGAATCCGCCGTTAATTGATGAATTGTACGAACTTTACAAGATAATGAATGAAAATAATGCCATCGAATTTTTGCACGATAGCTTAGACCATATGGAATCACTCTTGACCCTTTTTGATCTTGGTTACATAGATTTAATAGACAGGAGCAATACCGAGATACTTGTCCACCTTATAATCAAAAAAGCTGTGGATTTATTAAAAAACAAAAATTTGACCGATATTATAAATATCCAAAATATGATTCAGGAAAGATACCTTTTAAACTTTTCCATATTCCAAAGTCTTCCCGACTATTGGGGGCTCGGGCAAAATTTCCCTGTCATGCCTCTTGAAAAGCTTGACGAAGATCCGACAAGGTCTGCAAGCCTTTGGGATATCACTTGCGACAGCGACGGTGAAATATCTTTTGACACGCAAAAGCCTCTTTTCTTGCACGATGTAAACCTTACCGAAGAAGACTATTTCTTGTGTTTTTTTCTTGTAGGTGCATATCAAGAAACGATGGGGATGCAACACAACCTGTTTACACATCCTACTGAGTTAACCGTAAATTTTGATGAAGATGGTAACTACGAAATCAAAAATATCATTGAGGCTCAAAATATTTTGGATATTCTTGATGATATGGATTATGATATAAAAGATGTAGAAAGAAGATTGAAACAAAAAATAGAAGAATCGGAAAAGATAAACGATGATATGAGAGGCTATATTTTAGGTAAACTATATGTTTTCCTTAGTGAAAACTGTTATCTTAAAACCATTGCGGGATGTAAAAACGATTAA